One window of Anaerolineales bacterium genomic DNA carries:
- a CDS encoding DeoR/GlpR transcriptional regulator, translated as MSKPLIPAQRREKIQEYLAIHQIARTADLCELLETSEATVRRDLEWMEQKGVLERTHGGAILSQRMILEQEYQQRAQHHPEEKKRIGELAASLIEDGDIVFINSGTTATQVLQHIRRDSRITVFTNNVSAVMELGEPGFHYHMIGGEFQSRSNSLAGRFALDNLNLIYANKAIIGVDGISLKHGCTVPSLPESEVVRKMIERTKGQVIIATDYSKWGVVSNFQIAALDEIDKLVTDGKFPSSAMEELASLSIACLIAEPVPNLA; from the coding sequence ATGAGCAAACCCCTGATCCCTGCTCAAAGGCGAGAGAAAATTCAGGAATATCTGGCAATCCATCAGATCGCGCGCACCGCAGATTTATGTGAATTGTTGGAAACGTCTGAAGCCACTGTGCGCCGGGACCTTGAATGGATGGAGCAGAAGGGGGTGTTGGAACGGACGCATGGGGGAGCCATTCTCAGCCAGCGCATGATCCTCGAACAGGAATACCAACAACGCGCCCAACATCACCCTGAAGAAAAGAAAAGGATCGGCGAACTTGCCGCCTCACTCATCGAGGACGGCGACATCGTTTTTATCAACAGCGGCACGACCGCCACCCAGGTGCTTCAACACATCCGCCGCGATTCGCGCATTACCGTCTTCACCAACAATGTCAGCGCAGTGATGGAACTCGGTGAGCCCGGCTTTCATTACCATATGATCGGAGGCGAATTCCAATCCCGTTCCAATTCCCTGGCAGGCCGCTTCGCTCTCGACAATCTTAACTTGATCTACGCCAACAAGGCCATCATCGGGGTGGACGGGATCTCCCTCAAACACGGTTGCACCGTGCCCAGCCTGCCCGAGTCCGAGGTCGTTCGCAAAATGATCGAACGCACCAAAGGCCAGGTCATCATCGCCACGGATTACAGTAAATGGGGCGTTGTTTCCAATTTCCAGATCGCAGCCCTTGATGAGATCGACAAACTGGTGACGGATGGAAAGTTTCCTTCTTCTGCGATGGAAGAACTCGCCTCACTCTCCATCGCCTGCCTGATTGCCGAGCCCGTGCCGAATCTTGCCTGA
- a CDS encoding CBS domain-containing protein, with the protein MAKLVKDIMHANLITCKSDATLGQVAVLLHNNHVHALVVNDRDGRAAGVISDFDLLAGEWLSSDPESLNTMRKLTAADLMSSPITTVEGSVPLTEAVREFIDKDVNRLVVTQDGKPVGIISLSDFVAYLAESSAIKRGSVGDVMSDAILVCRGKTPILSAARAMTSAGWRSVLVVDAKGKVLGVVSGRDLLPYVQNGGAEGKIVRDVMHPALTIDITASLREAADKMIQNHHHRLVVVDRENPDAFPLGVISSFDIVAQMAKPDSVWQK; encoded by the coding sequence ATGGCAAAACTTGTAAAAGATATCATGCACGCCAATCTAATCACCTGCAAATCCGATGCGACGCTTGGCCAGGTGGCTGTTCTGTTGCATAACAATCATGTCCATGCCCTGGTGGTCAATGACCGGGATGGGCGCGCGGCAGGGGTCATATCTGACTTCGACCTGCTGGCAGGCGAATGGCTCTCTTCTGACCCGGAAAGCCTGAACACCATGCGCAAACTTACTGCCGCAGACTTGATGTCATCGCCGATCACCACCGTTGAAGGGAGTGTTCCGCTTACCGAAGCTGTGCGCGAATTCATTGATAAAGATGTCAACCGCCTGGTTGTTACCCAGGACGGCAAACCGGTCGGCATCATTTCACTTTCAGATTTCGTGGCGTATCTCGCTGAGTCAAGCGCAATTAAACGCGGAAGTGTAGGAGATGTGATGTCGGATGCGATCCTCGTCTGCCGGGGAAAAACACCGATCCTTTCCGCCGCACGCGCAATGACATCCGCAGGATGGCGCTCGGTCCTGGTGGTGGATGCGAAAGGCAAGGTGCTCGGCGTGGTAAGCGGCAGGGACCTGTTACCTTACGTCCAAAACGGCGGCGCGGAGGGAAAGATCGTTCGCGATGTGATGCATCCGGCTTTGACCATCGACATTACTGCCAGTCTGCGTGAAGCAGCGGACAAGATGATCCAAAATCATCACCACCGTCTTGTCGTGGTCGACCGGGAAAACCCGGACGCGTTCCCACTGGGTGTGATTTCATCATTCGACATCGTGGCACAGATGGCAAAACCTGATTCGGTTTGGCAAAAATAA
- a CDS encoding FAD-dependent oxidoreductase, whose amino-acid sequence MSEFPTQAQAVIIGGGVGGASIAYHLTKLGWKDVVLLERHELTAGSTWHSAGLVGQMRSDANLTRMMHYSTDLYRTLKAETGQDTSWREVGGVRLASSHERLEETKRLVGLARSFGVPMELISPKEAQDMFPLMDITGVVGAAYTPNDGSIDPTGLTNALAVGAKNRGAKILTNTNVEKINLKDGRVHEVVTDKGTIKTEVVVNAAGMWGREVGKLVGLNLPVIPMAHLYIMTKPIEGVTSKFPNLRDPDLLVYWREEVGGLVTGGYERQPATFGMNGIPRDFKFKLLEPDWDRFTPLMENSIRRVPAIENAEVVRLLNGPEGFTPDGEFLLGPTSVKGFWVACAFCAHGLAGAGGIGKVMAEWIIDGSPEWDVWRLDVRRFGPNYNSLEYTRARAFETYTQYYDIHYPAEERLSKRNVRISPTYFRLRDLGCSFGEKMGWERPNWFTKYEERATHGHEPRGWMRHNWSRAIGHEHLMTREHAGLFDETSFNKFEVRGPGALKFLNYVCANQIDVPIGTLVYTQCLNKRGGIECDFTVTRLADDRFFIVTGTAFGQHDMSWLSLQMPEDGSVTIEDVGSNYACIGLWGPKARTILEKATTDDVSNAGFPYMTSKRINVGDVPALASRVTYVGELGWEFYCPMEYGLRLWDTLWEAGLPEGMVAGGYKAIDSLRLEKGYRYWSGEISPDYTPYEAGLGFAVKLDKGDFIGKEALVKQKAEGIKNKLCTMTLADDRTIVMSKEPVRVDGKTVGWVASGGFGYSVAKSIAYAYLPMEYSKPGTKLEIECFGEQVGVEVTQNVLFDPKNERIKA is encoded by the coding sequence ATGTCTGAATTTCCAACACAAGCGCAGGCTGTCATCATCGGTGGCGGCGTGGGCGGAGCCAGTATCGCCTATCATCTTACAAAACTAGGGTGGAAGGATGTCGTCCTTCTCGAACGCCACGAATTGACCGCGGGTTCCACTTGGCACTCTGCGGGGCTCGTCGGGCAAATGCGCTCGGATGCGAACCTGACCCGTATGATGCATTACAGCACGGACCTGTATCGCACCCTCAAAGCAGAAACGGGACAGGATACCTCATGGCGCGAAGTTGGTGGAGTCCGCCTCGCCTCTTCCCACGAACGATTGGAGGAGACCAAGCGCCTCGTCGGACTCGCCCGGTCTTTCGGTGTGCCCATGGAATTGATCTCACCGAAAGAAGCACAGGACATGTTCCCGTTAATGGACATAACCGGCGTTGTAGGTGCGGCGTACACACCCAACGATGGGAGCATCGATCCCACCGGCTTGACGAATGCGCTCGCCGTGGGCGCAAAAAACCGCGGGGCAAAGATTCTCACAAATACGAACGTCGAGAAGATCAACCTGAAGGATGGGCGTGTCCATGAAGTGGTCACGGATAAAGGTACGATCAAGACCGAGGTTGTGGTCAATGCTGCCGGGATGTGGGGACGCGAAGTCGGAAAACTCGTCGGTTTGAATCTGCCCGTCATTCCGATGGCGCATCTTTACATCATGACCAAACCCATCGAAGGTGTGACGTCCAAATTCCCCAACCTGCGCGATCCCGATCTGCTCGTGTATTGGCGAGAGGAAGTGGGCGGACTTGTGACCGGCGGCTACGAACGCCAGCCCGCCACTTTTGGCATGAATGGGATTCCGCGCGATTTCAAATTTAAACTGCTCGAGCCCGATTGGGACCGCTTCACGCCTTTGATGGAAAACTCGATTCGCCGCGTTCCAGCCATAGAAAATGCCGAGGTTGTTAGGTTGCTCAATGGTCCGGAAGGATTTACCCCCGATGGAGAATTTTTGCTCGGACCGACATCGGTTAAAGGCTTTTGGGTTGCCTGCGCTTTCTGCGCTCACGGCCTTGCCGGTGCGGGCGGCATCGGAAAGGTGATGGCGGAATGGATCATCGACGGTTCGCCCGAATGGGACGTTTGGCGCCTCGACGTGCGGAGGTTTGGCCCGAACTACAACAGCCTCGAATATACGCGTGCGCGTGCATTCGAGACCTACACCCAGTATTACGACATTCACTACCCTGCTGAAGAACGCCTCTCCAAACGCAATGTGCGCATCTCGCCCACCTATTTCCGCCTGCGAGACCTCGGCTGTTCCTTCGGCGAAAAGATGGGATGGGAACGCCCGAACTGGTTCACAAAATATGAAGAACGCGCCACGCACGGACACGAACCGCGCGGATGGATGCGTCACAATTGGAGCCGTGCCATCGGTCACGAACATTTGATGACGCGCGAACACGCAGGTCTGTTCGATGAGACTTCGTTCAATAAATTCGAGGTGCGCGGACCCGGCGCGTTGAAATTCCTCAACTACGTCTGCGCGAATCAGATCGATGTCCCGATCGGGACGCTGGTCTACACTCAATGCCTCAACAAGCGCGGCGGTATCGAATGCGACTTCACGGTCACCCGCCTGGCTGATGACCGTTTCTTCATTGTGACGGGTACGGCGTTCGGTCAACACGATATGTCCTGGCTCTCGCTGCAGATGCCGGAGGACGGCAGTGTGACCATCGAAGACGTCGGCTCGAACTACGCCTGTATTGGGTTATGGGGACCCAAAGCCCGTACCATCCTCGAGAAGGCAACGACCGACGATGTTTCCAACGCGGGCTTCCCCTATATGACCTCCAAGCGGATCAATGTGGGTGATGTGCCCGCTCTCGCCTCGCGCGTGACCTACGTGGGCGAACTCGGTTGGGAGTTCTACTGCCCGATGGAGTATGGCTTGCGATTATGGGATACGCTTTGGGAAGCCGGACTACCCGAAGGCATGGTGGCGGGTGGATACAAAGCGATCGATTCGCTGCGTTTGGAAAAAGGGTACCGCTATTGGAGCGGCGAAATTTCACCGGACTACACTCCGTATGAAGCAGGCCTCGGTTTCGCGGTGAAACTCGATAAAGGCGATTTCATCGGCAAAGAAGCGCTGGTAAAACAAAAAGCAGAAGGCATCAAGAACAAACTCTGTACGATGACTCTCGCCGATGACCGTACCATTGTCATGAGCAAGGAACCCGTCCGCGTCGACGGCAAGACGGTCGGCTGGGTGGCTTCGGGAGGATTCGGCTATTCGGTCGCCAAGTCGATTGCGTATGCGTATTTGCCAATGGAATACTCCAAGCCTGGAACAAAACTCGAGATCGAGTGTTTCGGCGAACAGGTCGGCGTGGAAGTGACCCAGAATGTGCTGTTTGACCCGAAGAACGAGAGGATCAAGGCATAA
- a CDS encoding phosphotransferase family protein, translating to MNTLAIDKAIARVPFLAESKNVKKIPLSGGITNLNFKIEADGKAYVIRLAGEGTEQLGIKRDVECAANRAAGELGIAPEVMYFIEPEGYIVTRFINGRRIMPEDIIKPDYLVRVAQKLRLFHRNAPKLKGEFNVFRRVEMLTKRAKTKGAKFPNDWDFIMKKMREAEKALLKDPYKPTPCHNDLLNLNWLDEEVAGDIGELRLLDWEYAGMGDIFFDLGNFSHHHRLNEDQIRIFLTAYFGEMKPKHYARLRIMWAMSELHESMWGTTQTVISKLEEDFQGYADLWFGRYRMHVTDYRWEKWLRDVK from the coding sequence ATGAATACGCTTGCCATCGACAAAGCCATCGCCAGGGTGCCGTTTCTCGCGGAGTCAAAGAACGTCAAGAAGATTCCGTTGAGCGGCGGCATCACCAACCTGAATTTTAAGATCGAAGCAGATGGAAAGGCGTACGTGATCCGCCTTGCAGGCGAAGGCACAGAGCAACTGGGAATCAAACGCGATGTGGAATGTGCGGCGAACAGGGCCGCCGGCGAGTTGGGCATCGCACCCGAGGTGATGTATTTCATCGAGCCGGAAGGTTACATTGTCACGCGTTTTATCAACGGCAGGCGCATCATGCCCGAGGACATCATCAAGCCGGATTATCTCGTCCGCGTGGCGCAGAAGTTGAGGTTATTCCATCGCAATGCGCCGAAATTGAAAGGCGAGTTCAACGTTTTCCGCCGCGTCGAAATGCTGACTAAGAGGGCAAAGACCAAAGGGGCAAAGTTCCCGAACGACTGGGATTTCATCATGAAGAAAATGCGCGAAGCGGAAAAGGCGTTATTGAAAGATCCCTACAAACCGACGCCCTGCCATAACGATCTGCTCAACCTCAATTGGCTGGATGAAGAAGTTGCAGGAGATATCGGCGAACTGCGTCTGTTGGATTGGGAATACGCGGGCATGGGTGATATCTTCTTCGACCTCGGAAATTTCTCCCACCATCATCGATTGAACGAAGACCAGATCCGCATCTTCCTCACCGCTTATTTTGGCGAAATGAAACCGAAGCATTATGCCAGGCTGAGGATCATGTGGGCGATGTCGGAGCTTCACGAATCGATGTGGGGCACAACTCAAACCGTTATATCGAAACTGGAGGAGGATTTCCAGGGATATGCCGATCTGTGGTTCGGCCGTTACCGCATGCATGTGACGGATTATCGTTGGGAAAAGTGGCTGCGGGATGTAAAATGA
- a CDS encoding class II fructose-bisphosphate aldolase — MSIVNAKEIMIPAAKEGWAVGAFNITDLLQFEAVIDAAIEKKAPVIVQTSVKPSQFLGTNMMVAIYRTLAESAPVPVCLHLDHSTDIAYCKKCADAGYTNIMIDASKQYYEENIRQTKEVVDYCHKVGNISVEGELGTVGGVEDQVKVAEDEAQLANPKQSVEFVERTGVDIFAPAIGTAHGVYKTKNPKVDFERMATIHKMLNGNGIKTPVVVHGGTGLPDDYIVKLREAGGAKFNVSTELKHTLIDAKWEYINAHRDEYDPGKLDVFVRDAIRKAVMHWMDKLGCNGKA; from the coding sequence ATGTCAATCGTAAACGCAAAAGAAATCATGATCCCCGCAGCGAAGGAAGGCTGGGCTGTGGGCGCGTTCAACATCACCGACCTGCTGCAATTCGAGGCGGTGATCGACGCGGCGATCGAAAAAAAGGCGCCCGTGATCGTGCAGACGTCTGTCAAGCCTTCGCAATTTCTCGGAACGAACATGATGGTGGCGATCTACCGCACCCTGGCGGAATCCGCTCCGGTGCCGGTCTGCCTGCACCTCGACCACAGTACGGATATTGCCTACTGCAAGAAATGCGCGGACGCAGGTTACACCAATATCATGATCGACGCTTCCAAGCAGTATTATGAAGAGAACATCCGCCAGACCAAGGAAGTGGTGGATTACTGCCACAAAGTCGGCAATATCTCCGTCGAAGGCGAGTTAGGGACCGTGGGCGGTGTGGAGGACCAGGTAAAGGTCGCGGAGGATGAGGCGCAGCTTGCCAACCCGAAACAATCTGTTGAATTTGTGGAACGCACTGGCGTGGATATCTTCGCCCCCGCCATCGGCACCGCTCACGGCGTCTACAAGACCAAGAATCCAAAGGTCGATTTCGAGCGCATGGCGACCATTCATAAAATGTTGAACGGCAATGGGATCAAGACCCCTGTTGTCGTCCATGGCGGAACCGGACTGCCGGATGACTATATCGTCAAATTGCGCGAAGCGGGCGGCGCGAAATTCAACGTCTCGACCGAATTGAAGCACACGCTCATCGATGCCAAATGGGAATATATCAACGCCCATCGCGATGAATACGACCCCGGCAAGCTCGATGTCTTCGTCCGCGATGCGATCCGCAAAGCCGTGATGCACTGGATGGACAAACTCGGCTGCAACGGCAAGGCGTAA